A window of Nocardiopsis sp. Huas11 genomic DNA:
CCTCCTCCAGTGCCCGGCTGAGCAGGTCGAGCAGCCAGGAGCGCACGACCGTGCCCTCGCGCCAGCTCTCGAAGGTGCCCGGGACGTCGTCCACGATGCCGGAGGCGGCCATGAGCTCGAAGCCCTCGGCGAAGGACTGCATCATGCCGTACTCGATGCCGTTGTGGACCATCTTCACGAAGTGCCCGGCACCGACCGCTCCGGCGTGGACGAAGCCGCCGCCCTCGTCGGGGGTCAGGGAGTCGAAGACCGGACGGGCGCGCTCGACGTCCGCCTTCTGGCCGCCGACCATGATGCCGTAGCCGTTCTGACGGCCCCAGACGCCGCCGCTGACGCCGACGTCGAGGTAGCCGATGCCCTTCTCGGCAAGGTCGTCGGCGCGCGTGCGGTCGTCCACGTAGTGGGAGTTGCCGCCCTCGATGACGAGGTCGCCCTCCTGGAGGAGGTCCCGCAGCTCGTTGATGGTGGTCACGGTGGGATCGCCCGAGGGGACCATGACCCAGACGACGCGGGGGGCCGCCAGCCGCGACACCAGGTCCTGGAGGGTGTCCACGTCGCGCTCCGGCGACATGACGTCGAAGCCGACGACGTCGTGGCCCTTCTCCCGAAGCCGGGCGGCCATGTTGCCGCCCATCTTGCCGAGCCCGATCATTCCGAGTTGCATGTCTTCGCTCCCCTTCGCCACCTGTGGACATGTGGACGCCGATCGGCCCGGAGGGTGTCCTCGGGCCGTCGGCGGCAGACGTCAGTCAATCGAACCCGTGCCGGATCAGCCGGACAGGCGCACCGGCATGATGAGGTAGCGGTACTGGGCGGGCGCCCCTTCCTCGGCCGGCTTGCCCGTGAGGATCGCGGGCTTGGTCGAGGTGGTGAAGTGCAGGCGGGCGAGGTCGGTGCCGACTGCGCCGAGTCCGTCCAGGAGGAACCCGGAGTTGAACGCGATCTGGATGTCCTCGCCGTCCAGGTCGGCCTCCAGGACCTCGACCGCCTGGGCGTCCTCGCCGGTCCCGGCCTCCAGGACCAGGCGGCCCTGGGAGAAGGCCAGCCGCAGCGGCGTGTTGCGCTCGGCGACCAACGACACGCGCTTGACCGCCTCGACGAACTCGGTGCGGCTCACCTCGGCGACGGTGTTGAAGCTGTCGGGCAGCAGAGCCCGGTACTTGGGGAACTCCCCGTCCAGCAGGCGCGAGGTGGTGCGGCGGCCGCCGCCCTCGAAGCCGATCATGCCCTCGCCGCCGTCGCCGCTGGAGAGCGCGACGGAGACCTCGGCGCCCGAGGTGAGGGACTTGGCGGTGTCGTGGAGCGTCTTGGCCGGGACCAGGGCGACCGCGGACAGCTCGGGGTTCTCCGGCTTCCAGGTCAGCTCGCGCACGGCCAGGCGGTAGCGGTCGGTGGAGGCGAGGGTGATGGTCTCGCCCTCGATCTCGACCCGGACGCCGGTCAGCATCGGCAGGGTGTCGTCCCGGCCGGCGGCCACGGCCACCTGGCTGACCGCGGCGGCGAAGGCGTCGCTGCCGACGGTCCCGCTCACACCGGGCATCTCCGGGAGCGTGGGGTAGTCCTCGACCGGCATGGTCGTGAGCGTGAACTTGGCGCTGCCGCAGCTGACGACGACCTTGGGGCCGTCGGTGGCGACCTCGACCACCTGGGGTGGGAGGTTGCGGGTGATCTCCGCCAGCAGCTTGCCGGGGACCAGGACCTGGCCCGGCTCCTCGACCTCGACGTCGACCGCGGCCTGCGTGGAGACCTCGTAGTCGAAACCGGCCAGGCGGACCTGCTGCCTGCCGTCGAACTCTCCTGCGTCGAGCAGGACGCCGACGAGCACCGGGACCGAGGGGCGCGTCGGGAGTGTGCGCGCGGTCCAGGCGACTGCGTCGGCCAGTACGTCGCGTTCGACCCGGAACTTCACTTTCCGACTCACTTTCCGCACGACCGGCGGACCGGTCGCAGCCTCAACGTTGCAGCTCGTGGTGGTGTCTGAAGGGGTGGTCCGAGGTCTCCGGAGTCGGTGGGCCGGCGTCGTCCACAGGGTGTGTGCGACGCCGTTCGGTGCCACCGGGGAGGGCCCTCGGAGCCCGTTGGGGTCACCGCTCCGATCGGGCGGCGCAGGACAGGGGCGAGACCTCACGTTACCCGGATTCCTCCGCTGCCGCTGACATCTCGGGAGGCGGTCGCCGTCGCTGCCGACTCATCGCTTTGTCCACAGTTTTTCCGCGGAGCGGTTGAGAAGCCACATCTGGGTTAATGAAGGTGCGTCGTAGTAGTAGGGGCTGTGGATAATGTGGATAACCATCGTTTGACCAGGTCAACACCGGAATTTTTATCCACAGTGCTTGTGGACGACCCTGTGCGTAACTCGGGGTGCCTGTGGACGGCGCGAGGGCCCCACAGCTTGTCCACACTCCGTCCACAGCTGCGTCCACAGGTTTTCCCCAGGTTCTCCACAGGCGCACCGGGTC
This region includes:
- the gnd gene encoding phosphogluconate dehydrogenase (NAD(+)-dependent, decarboxylating), translated to MQLGMIGLGKMGGNMAARLREKGHDVVGFDVMSPERDVDTLQDLVSRLAAPRVVWVMVPSGDPTVTTINELRDLLQEGDLVIEGGNSHYVDDRTRADDLAEKGIGYLDVGVSGGVWGRQNGYGIMVGGQKADVERARPVFDSLTPDEGGGFVHAGAVGAGHFVKMVHNGIEYGMMQSFAEGFELMAASGIVDDVPGTFESWREGTVVRSWLLDLLSRALEEDPDLSELRGYAQDSGEGRWTVQAAVDHAVPAPAITAALFARFASRQDDSPAMKVVAALRNQFGGHAVTKSDPDPRTPSRD
- the dnaN gene encoding DNA polymerase III subunit beta, coding for MKFRVERDVLADAVAWTARTLPTRPSVPVLVGVLLDAGEFDGRQQVRLAGFDYEVSTQAAVDVEVEEPGQVLVPGKLLAEITRNLPPQVVEVATDGPKVVVSCGSAKFTLTTMPVEDYPTLPEMPGVSGTVGSDAFAAAVSQVAVAAGRDDTLPMLTGVRVEIEGETITLASTDRYRLAVRELTWKPENPELSAVALVPAKTLHDTAKSLTSGAEVSVALSSGDGGEGMIGFEGGGRRTTSRLLDGEFPKYRALLPDSFNTVAEVSRTEFVEAVKRVSLVAERNTPLRLAFSQGRLVLEAGTGEDAQAVEVLEADLDGEDIQIAFNSGFLLDGLGAVGTDLARLHFTTSTKPAILTGKPAEEGAPAQYRYLIMPVRLSG